The DNA region ATCTTCTCCCCACGAGTTCTTGATGAGCCAATACGGGATGCCGTTCTCCACCCCGTAACCAACAGCTAGAACAGCATGGTTCACATCCTAAGAGGAAAACACAATTTGCAACATCATAAATGGATCGTAGCAACTAAACAAAGTTTCAAAATTGACACAGGAGTAACTGTGGAACAGGGGACGTCCAGTATTTTAATATGTGAATTGAGGCTAACCATGGGAGTTTTGCCACAGGTTTGGCTGGAGTAGACTCCTCCCTTGTAGAGCCTGAAATCACGCACCACCTGGAAAGCAACACTGACCGGTCGAACCACTCCCACAGCATACTTCAGCTCATCCTCGGCACCCTTTTCATCATTAATTTCAACAACCAACACACTTAGTTGTTAATCAAATTGATTAACGAGCAAGGAAGTAGATGAGTAACTAATTACCAGAGTGATATTGATAGAGTCGCGAACTTTTACGCCTACGTTTTCAGGTTTGAATTTACAGAGGTCATTAACGCCTTGGTAGGGATAAGATTCCTCGGTATCCAAGCCTCCGTTGTATTTGATGTACTCGAAGGCCTGGGAAGGCAACCCTCCGTTGCAGCCGAAGTTATTGAAAGCATAACCACAGTCGACCAGTTGCTGCTCCGAGAGGGAGATGTCCTTTCCTGTGGCCTGCTTGTAGGCCGCTTCCAGTGCACCGGTCGTGCTGCACGCCGCACAGTTAATCTTCATTGAGGACTCGGAAACAAAGAGATCAAAATGGAGGGGGGAAAAACACACACACCTGAAGGTCCAGCAAGATCCGCAGTGCCCTTGATCTTTCACCGGGCTGACTATGCCTGATTCTCTCCAGTCTTTCTGTTACCATAGTTAATACTTCAGATGTTGGAGCAGATCAGATCGATAGTACTAAAATCAGCGTCGGATGGTTTTGATAATTTGAATTACCGTGTCAGGGAGCTCCACCTCCGCCATCTGATGGTTCCTCTTCAGCGTGGCCGAGCAGTTCTGCGCCGCCCCGAGCCGGCTCGCGCGGAACTCCTCCCAGGTCATGTCCGCGAAACCTGCAGCATGAATCGCGATCCATGTATCAGCCAACGACGATAACCGACGGGCAAGGTATCAATCGTGATCATTCCGACTCCGATCTTACTGTTGATTCCCAGCCGGTACGGCAACCCCTTCCTGTTCGTGGAGCGGATCAGCGCCAGGTTCTCCGCGAACACCGCGAACCTCGTCCGTATCTCCTCCACGCTGCCGTATGACTTCCCATACCTGCCAATCAACGGAGATCAGAAAGAGAGCGAGAGAGAGAAAGATGCGTTGTTGATAAAGTACCTGAGAGCGAAGCGGGCGAAGCGAAGAGAATCGCGGGAGCGGCCGAGTACGGCAAGGAGAGACGAGTGGAGCGATTCGCGGTCAGTGACGTACCGGATCGGGTTCGCGTCTGACTCGCCGAGGCTTGCGCGTgccgaggagaaggagaagacggcgaggaggaggaggaggagggtggAGCGACGAGCCATGTGGTTGCGGCGGCCTTCCGAGTTACTCGGATTGGTTGCCTGGATCTGGATGGAATAGAAGGGCGCACTTGTCGGATCGCGAAATTAAAGGAGAATAGGGCGAGCAACTTCTACTGATGTCGTAGGCGCTGACGTTGCCAGCCCAATCAACGAACAAGATATTTTCTATGGGCcatagatttatttttttcgTGTATTACGAATGGCGAATGGAAATCGTAGCTTTCGTGAGCCTaagttttataattttgaaacctCTTCTTCACCAACAGCCAATCGCTCCTTTAATAACAATCGACTGTTATAAATAGTCGAGCCAGACAATTTCTAAATTTACTATACCCGATTTATGATCTAAACGTTTTATGTCCATTACATAGCTCATTAAGTTAAATTCAAAAACTCATAGTTCTCTATTTAGACTTCGAAAATATAATTACACCCAATATAATATAAGAAATCtaatgaacttaatttgaaatattTCTGAGATACCTAAAGTATTAGTGAATTTCGATCAAGCCTCATTgattatcttaaaaattttaaaatcacttCAAACTAAAATAATTACACTCTTAAGAGCCTATTGAGTGTAATATGCCCTCAAATCTAAATTTCACAGTCTAAATTGAAAGATGTGAATTTTTGAAGCATTTATAACCTTAAGGTAATTTGACACAAGTTCATTAAAAGTCTACATTTGTCATACATACTCACTAAAACCATCAAAAAATTCTTAAGACTCTTTTGATTTAGaccatatcaaaattttaaaattctaaacaaTGTAGGATCATCAACAAGCTTTGATTAAACTCTATGATGGTATTAAGAACTTGTGAATCacttaaaatcaaaatcattACAATTTCAAGAGCCTCATGAATGTAAATTTGAGGGCGGCTTTAAGAAAATTTGATACAAACTCATTAAATGGCTTAGACTTGTTATACTCACTAATACCATCAAAGAGTTTGTAAGACTCCCCTGATTCAGACCTATgtcaagattttaaaattctaaatattaTAGGGTTATTAGTGAATTTGGATCAAAATTCATTGATGACCTTAGAAACCTCAAAATCACTTCAAATCATAACCATTACACTCTTGTAAGCTTCCTAAGTGTAACTATACCTTGAAACCTAGATTTGACAATCTAAATTGAAAGAGatggattttttaaaattttcacaacCTTAAGACAATTTGACATAAACTCATTAAAGATCTAGACTTGTCATACTTACTCATCGACACCACCAAAAGGTTCTTAAAACTCCCTTGGTTCAAACtatatcaaaattttgaaattttaaatattatagaaCCATTAGCAAGTTTTGCCCAAAACTCGTTGATGACCTTAGGAACATTAGAGTCATTTTAAATCAAGTTCACTATACTCCTGAGAGCTTCTTGACTATAACTATATCCTCATATCTAGATTTCATAGTCTAAATTTAGATATATATgggtttttaaaattttcaaaatcttaatataATTTGGCACAAATCATTAAATGATTTAGGTTTATCATATTTATTCACCAATACCGCCAAAGAATTTCTAGGACTCAGACCAtatcaagattttaaaattttggataTTAATAGGACCAAAAAAATTCACATATCtttacaatagtatgatattattcactttgggcctaaactctcatagatttatttttggGATCTACCCAAAAAGTcttataccaatagagatatcttttatcttataaactcatgatctttaatatgagactttgattgtatttccaACAATCCTCCACTTAAATGAAGGATCACTATTATTCTCATGGTCCAGACCTCCCCTCAAGCATCTAATTACCCTTGACCTGCTTCGGacctcaaaaaaaaatatttagtcaaTATTCATCTATTTCTACAATGAAGAATTTACACcataattccaaaaatatataagtagactataaattatttttatagatgTCTTgacttttaaatatatttatttgactTTAGATTTATGATAATCAAACTTATATTGAGCAAGAATTGCTAATCTATTTGTAATAGGGTCTAAAATCAATGGTACGAACTTAGCCAACATATCTCATAAACGGATAATTTTCATACTTAAGAATATGAATGGGAAAATTCGCAATGAATAATGGGATTTGTGTTTAATCATTCAATGATGAAGATACATGTAATGATTTTTATGACTTGCTGAATAGAATTATAGAGGTAAAGTACCCTGGATCATAATTAtaagttattttatttatgtGTTGCTGGTTTGACCTTGTTAAAGAGATGAAGATGCatcaataatttaatttggttgaaataaatctTAAGAAATTATATAAGAGATATAAATCATTTATGTTGCCTCAACAAGTGATTCAAGTATTTTATTCTTCATATCTTAATTTGAAACTATTTGTGTAATCAACCTCAagtgtttcgatgtttgacaatatacttaAGTCTAGTCAATTTGACTAAGGGGTAATCCAAATAAGACACGGTGTTTAGATGTGAGTgaagtctagtcaagtcaaagTTAACTAGATGACTAGTAAAGAGAAGTCTAattaggactagatgactagtaaggaaaagtcctaattggaagttAGGCAATGGAAAGCCTTAACTAGAAattaggcaaggaaagtccaaattGGAAGTTAGGCAAGGGGTGAGAAGTTTGCCAAGTTACTAAtcctaactagagattaggcaAGGGAAGTACTAATTAGAAGTTAGGCAAGGAGGTGAGAAGTCtatcgagtgactagtcctaactaaagATTAGGCAAGAaaagtcctaattagaggttaggtAAGGGTGAGAAGTATACCTAGTGACTAGTCCTAATCAGAAATTAAGCAGGTGAAAAGTCTTAGAAGAGTGAACTCCAAACGAGTGTGTTAGAAAGGTTTCTAGTCAACTGGACTAGTAATTCTTAATGCTGCTAACACTGCTTTGCCTTACTTTTTTTTATCTATTGAACTAACTCAGTATTGCAAGTAATTCATACTTGATTAGACATTAAGCAAGACCAGAGAAAGCCCAAACACGTCTAGAAGGTCAAATGTTTGACAGGTAAGTTGAGATAAACAATTGGAGAAGAGAGATCTAGTGAGAACGAGTCCTAGTGGGGCTATAGATGCTAGTCCAACTTAGATCCAAGTTGGAAATATAAGTTGAGACAActactagatcctggtcttagaATGATAGGATCTAATTCATAATATTTGTcatatgtgctaactctattttataggtaaTTTTATTATTTGGACTAAAATGCATTGCAGGAGCTTAGAGCAAAAGatgaagcctcggatgaacaatacttGAAGTGTTTCATGTTGTGGAGGGCGCCTTGAGAAAGTGTTGGAGGTGCTTCAGGTGAGTGGAGGTACCCCCAAGTAGATAAGAGTCAAGAATAACTCTTCAGCGCTAGAAGCGCCTCAGGTTACTGGAGACGCCTTAGGTTGAAGCGTTGGAGGTGTCCTTAGACGATTGGATGTGCCTCCAAGAGAATAAACATCGAACTCTAGAGATTGGATCAGAGTTCATGGAAGCACCCTTGATGAACTGAGGTGCCCCCAATGCAGTTTAAAAGAAGTGCCCAGTCAATGCTTTGGAGAATCAATTCTTCTATTCGTTCCAACTCAATTCTGCTCCGCTACTACCGTGTTGCAACTCTACTATGCCCAATTGCTACAATCAGACCAAGCTTCGATCTTCAACTATAATTTGTGTCGGTAAACAAGTGTTTTCTTTCAGTTGTTGTTATACTTACATAAGAATGTGTAGGGTGTTGCACTTTCCTCATTTCTATAATCGACCTCTCTGCCTGAAGATTTTTCGAAGGAAATTTTCATGGATTGCCCAATCAATACGGTCCAAGAgatcgtgagccttggagtagtagtcacaggactacaaaccaagtaaaaaaataaacattaCTTGATTtctgaaaagttttaaaagaaaaagaaaaattttaaaaatgagatTCACCCCTCCCCCTATCTCATTTGTTTCGATCTTACATAAACGTGACAAAATTGCTTTGTGGGTTATTTGTAAAATGAAAGcacagaaaaaaaattaaggaacatTGGCAAGCCAtagcatatcaacaagaggaagttgcaAACACACTTCAGATTGAGAAATATAATATTCTAACGTTATGAGATCCAAGCGGCATAGTGATAGACGTGGATGCAAGTAAAATTTACGAGGATGACAATGAGGAATCTAATTTTGAGATAGAAGATGACGACGATGACAACAACAATGATAACAACAATGATGATGATAATGAGAATGATAACGATGACTTTGATTTTTTATCATGGATAAATTTGTTATCTTAATAtaacaaaaatattatattttatctttaCATATGGTAATTTTTATGTGAGTAAATTTAGTTTAAATTAGCAAATTTAAAAATCTCATAACTCAATTAGTTATCTATTTactatacaacaacaaccaagctttttCCCACTAGGTAGGGTCGGCTGTATAAattcttttacgccattgagttctatctcctactatatcattatttatatttaaataaattttatcttattttattattgctaaccaagtctttttttatcttcatcttcctcgtttgatatgcatgtttaccATAGTTTCACGtcgtctaactggagcatttattggtta from Zingiber officinale cultivar Zhangliang chromosome 4B, Zo_v1.1, whole genome shotgun sequence includes:
- the LOC121976133 gene encoding cysteine proteinase 2-like, encoding MARRSTLLLLLLAVFSFSSARASLGESDANPIRYVTDRESLHSSLLAVLGRSRDSLRFARFALRYGKSYGSVEEIRTRFAVFAENLALIRSTNRKGLPYRLGINSFADMTWEEFRASRLGAAQNCSATLKRNHQMAEVELPDTKDWRESGIVSPVKDQGHCGSCWTFSTTGALEAAYKQATGKDISLSEQQLVDCGYAFNNFGCNGGLPSQAFEYIKYNGGLDTEESYPYQGVNDLCKFKPENVGVKVRDSINITLGAEDELKYAVGVVRPVSVAFQVVRDFRLYKGGVYSSQTCGKTPMDVNHAVLAVGYGVENGIPYWLIKNSWGEDWGVDGYFKMELGKNMCGVATCASFPILDV